The Nitrospinaceae bacterium genomic sequence TGACGGCTGAGGGGCTTATAGGTCCCTTGAAGGGTAAAACCCTTACTTCAATCCCGTCGGCAATGATGACGTGGGCTGAATGGAAGCGTCTATTTCCCGATACCAAAGTTCTCAAGAAAAAAATCGGCCTGTTTGGCTCCTCAAGCAGAGATCCTTATGAGGGATACTATTACAGTTCACAGGCGGGCGTAATTCCACAAAAATTTAGAGACAAACGTCTTCATCCAAAGACTTTTCTCGTCGGTGTCGTGCTAGGCTCTGGTTCCTCTGGTCAAAAAAAGGCAAAAGTCTATCCGTTTGCGGACCTGAATCGCGCCGGTGTGGTGAACGATAATTTCGCCGGGCACGATCTGCTCGTTTCCTACTGTGAGTCGGCCAAATCGGGGGTCGTCTTCGGGCGGCGTCTGGGTAATAAATTGTTGACGTTTGAAGTGGATGGAAAAAATACTTCGAAACCGGAAGCGGGCGGAGCCAAGGGTGGGTGTCGTTTCATGCGCGACCGGGAGACGGGAAGCAGGTGGGTTCTGCTCACTGGTGAGGCTGTCGAGGGTCCTCTCAAAGGCAAAAAGCTGGGAAAAATCACAAGCACCCAGTCTTTCTGGTTCGGGTGGAAGGATTATTATCCTAAAAGCGCCATTTATCGCCACAAACAGTAAAGGCAAAATATCCCTCATTGTTTTGAGATTTCAAGCTCGTTGGATGATAATACCCCTTCGCTTGAAGGGGTATTTTTTTGGGGCGATTAAGAGCCCGATGTGAGGTGTCAGTTTGAGTCCCATTATTTTTCAGATTGGTCCATTTGCACTTCGATGGTATGGGTTAATGTATGTCGCGGCTGTTCTGGTCGGTGTGTGGTTGGCTGGAAAAGAAGCTGAGCGCAAAAAGCTTCCCATAACTTCCGATGAAATCATGAATTTTGGTCTCCTGGCCATGTTCTCTGGAATCCTCGGGGGGCGAATATACTACGTCGTGTTCAACTGGGATTTCTACGGACGCAGCATGTGGGAAATTCCTCAAATTTGGCACGGTGGGTTGGCCATTCATGGCGGCCTCATAGCCGGTGTGCTGGCCGGGTTTTTGTATTTGAAAAATCATCCCGTACCAACGTTTTCGTTCGCCGATGCGGTGGCGCCCTCGATAATGCTTGGTCAGGTGTTTGGCCGCTTTGGTAATTTCATGAATGGTGATGCCCACGGCGTTCCTACCGAATCGATGTTTGGTCTCGTGTTTCCGGCAGAGAGTATCGCAGGGCGGCAGTTTCCTGGAATGACGATTCACCCGGTAATGCTTTATGAGTTGGTATTGAATCTCATCTGGTTTGTCTTGTTGAGGAAACTCCGCCTCCGAGACCATAAGGCGGGTTTTGTTTTCTGTATGTATTTCATTCTGTACTCTGTCGGCCGGGCCGCTGTGAGTGGATTTCGGGCAGATAGTCTGTGGTTCGGGCCTGTGCGTGCAGCCTATATTGCGAGCGCCGTTTTGATCGTGGCCTTCGGGTTCATTATTTACCGCAACCGTCTTTGGCAAGGGGAAGGGACGCCCGGGAAAAGAAAAGCTTAACCGAGTGGACTACAGTTCCTTTGCCTGGACCTTTTATTTTCTCTACTCATCTTTAAGGGGAGTCGAATCATGAAGTGGCGAATTGTCGATCTAACACAAGAAATTTATAACGGCATGCCTGTTTATCCGGGACACCAGCGAACCGTGGTTTACCCCGCCAAGACGCACGAGGAGACTTCCTACGCTTACCGCGATTCGCCCTCGGGCCACACCTCGACGACCAATATCCTACTGATGAGCGACCATGGGCCAACCCATGTGGATGCTTTTATCCATATGGACGGCAAGCCTGGTGCCGAGACAATTGACGAGCTAGGTTTCGAGTGGTTCTTCACGGACGCTGTCTGCCTGGATCTGACGAAATTTTGTGGCACGGACGAATGGATGAGTGCTCAAGATCTTGAGGATGCCTGCAAGGCCGCGAATCTTGAGATTCCAGACAAGGGGACGGTGCTCATCTGGACGGGGCATTACGAGAAAAACTATGGGGGCGACTTCAACGAGTGGCTCTACAAGTATCCGGGCCTGAGCGAGGAGGCGATGAACTGGCTAGCCGACCGTGGGGTCGTCAATGTGGGCATCGACTCGCCGAGCGTGGACTCATCGGGCGCGATGAAGGACAGAGGCTATTGGGCGCACAAGGTGTGCCGCGAGCGCAAGGTCCTCAACGTCGAGAATATGGCCAATTTGAAGGAAGTTGCCGGGACGAAATTCGTCTTCTCGTGTCTGCCGCTTAAAGTGCGGGGCGGCACAGGCTCGCCGGTGCGTTGCGTGGCGATTTATTTCGATTAGCGCGGCCTGATTCTGTCGTTCTGGTTTAAAACGTAGCCTCAAGCTTACGCCTGAGGTAGCCGCTTAGGAGATCCACCGCGTTGACGAGGATGAAGGTGGCGATTGTCAGGGTGGCGAGGCGGGATTCGAGGAACAGCGAGATGGAGATGTGCATTTGCTGGCCTAGGCCGCCTGCGCCGACAAAGCCCAAGATTGCCGCCGCGCGGATGTTCACCTCCCAGCGGTAGAGGGTGTAGGCGATAAGTTGAGGGGAGGCTTGCGGGAGTGCCCCGTAGACGAAGGCCGTGAATCTTGAGGCGCCGGCTGCACGGAGGGCCTCGATTGGCTCGCGGCGAACGTTCTCTGCGGTTTCGGCATAGAGTTTGCCCATTACGCCTGCGTTGTGAATCCCTAGGGCCAGGGTGCCGGCGAAGGTGCCCAATCCCACTGCAAAGACAAAAAAAATGGCCCAGACGATCTCGGGTATCGTTCTAAAGAGGTTGAGGAGTGCCCGCGCAATAATGTGGAGAGTGCGCCGCGCCGCGCGATGGCGAGCCGAGGTGCTCTCCCATTCACCTCCTGCACCGATGAGCTCCTCGGAGGCGGCAAAATACAGAAGCGCGAGCGCGAGGACGGCAGCCAGGGCGGTCCCCCCTATGGATATGGCCAAAGTCTCGGCTGCGGCTTCGAGGGTGGTGTTCAGAAATTTGGCCCCAGTCTCGGGAGGCCAAAATTTTGAGAGATACTCGCCTGCCTGCCCGATTCCGCCAGGTGTTAAGATTTGAAGGATTTCTCCCCGTGCGACCGAGAAGCTCCAGACCAAGAGTGCGGCCAGGATGGCGAGCCACCCCCATTTCTCATTGGAGGCCGGGCGTGCCGGAATTTGTGTTTTCACGGCTCCGCTCATGTGAATTTTCTCCGGATGTAGCCGCTTATCACATCGGCCAGCGCTACCAGCAAGAATAGCTCGATGATGAGTGTTGCTGTCTGCGGGTGCTCGAACATGCGAATTGATATTTCTATTTGCTGCCCGAGGCCGCCTGCGCCCACGAAACCGAGTATCGCCGCCGCACGCATGGCGCACTCCCAGCGGTAGAGGGTGTAGGAGAGTAGAGTGCGCATCGCGCCAGGAATGACCCCGTAGGCGATTGCCTGGGGCCTGCTCGCACCCGCAGCTCTCAGGGCGATGGCAGGGCGCATGTCGGTGCCCTCCATGATTTCAGCAAAGACTTTTCCCATGATCCCCGCGTAGGCTACCCCAATTCCCAGGATGCCCGCTGCGGCACCGAGCCCGGTCATCCGAACGAACAGCAGTGCCCAGATAATCTCGGGAATCGAGCGCATGGCGTTGAGCGTGAGGCGTGATATCCAGTAGGGCGAGGGGCGCAGGGCGCCTCTGATCCCCTTGGCGGGCGGGTCGCCCTCAAATAGCGGGCCGCCGCCCAGATGAAAGGTGCCTGCCGCCATGAGCGAGAGGGGGATTCCTAAGACGAGCGCCAGCGCCGTGCCTGCTGTGGCCAACTGGATTGTCTCAAGGGCTGGCCGAAGAGTGGTGATAAGAAAGTCAGCGCTCAGGTCGGGGGGGAGGAATCCTTTGCCAAAGTCGGCCATCGAGCCTAGCGCATCCGGGTAGATGAGAAGTGCCGGGTTGAACTCGACGAAGCGAAGGCTAGCCAGAACGGCTGCCGCACAGGCAATGAAAAGGACGAATCTTCCGACCGCCATGGGTGGGCGATGAGGCGGCTGCTCGATAGATGTGCTCACCCGGCCAGGCTCTCCTTCATTGCCTCGCCGATCCAGGCGCGAGCCTCGCCCTCGGGAATTTCTTCATCGCCTTCGTAAAGGCCCACCAGAAGATTTTCGGTGATTCCCTCGGGTGGAAGATCGAAGAAAACCTCGCCCGCGTGGAGGCCGATGATTCGTGGAAAATGCCGAAGGGCGACGGGGACGTCATGGAGATTGACGACAACGGTTTTTTCGTCCTCCTCGCTCAATTCGCGTAGAAGTTGAATGAGGGCGTCCGCCCGCGAGGGGTCTACGCTGGCGATGGGCTCGTCTGCCAGCAGGTGGCTCGGGTTCTGAATTAGGGCCCGTGCGATAGCCACCCGCTGCTGCTCGCCCCCACTCAGGCGGTCGGTGCGCTCCCAAAGTTTGGCGAGTACCCCCACCTTCTGGGCAACTTCGGCGGCGCTGGTGGTCTCTCTGGGTGAGAGAAGCGAGTAGAGCGCCTTCAAGATGGACCAAGACGATAGCCTACCCGCCAGGATGTTGTGTACCGCCCTCAAGGTGGGGATGAGATTGTGTTGCTGGTAAATCGTACCCGTTCGGGCGCGTAGGGTGCGGAGGGCTTTGCCGTTTAAGTCGGCAGGGTTCAAGTCGCTCACCCGCACATCGCCGCTATCAGGCCGAAGGGTCAGGTTCATGAGCCGGAGTAGGGTGGTTTTTCCGGCACCGCTGGGTCCAATGATCGCAATAAACTCTCCGGGCCGGATCGAGAGCGTAATGCCGTTTAGAGCATCATTCCAGCCGCCGTTGGACAGGCGAAACCGCTTGCGGACATCTGTAAGCTCAAACGCGGATTCCATTGCATGCCTATCGAATAATTAGTGTTTTGCTAAATGTGGGAAGCAGCTAGACTTATTGGGTCGCTTCTTTTTTAAGCAGTCCCGCTTCTCTCGCTGCTAATTCTATCGCTTTGAAGTCAGCTCCGAAAGCCAGAACATAGCCTTTCGCGCGTTGTAGGGAGAGAATTTTTCGGTGTTCGGGATTTTTATGGTTTAGTTTCAAGAAGGCGCTAGCGAGTTTACTGAGAACCTCGCGCGGAAGATCGGCCCGGGCTGTCCAGTTGTAATCGACATAGCCTGGTGTGGTGTAGAAAACGCGGACTTTTTTCGTGTTCACCTTGCCAGCGTTTACCAGCTTGCTCCAAACGGCCTCGTTAAGCGCACCGGCCTTGACCTTGCCTGCCTCGACCCATTTGGCGGTGGCATCGTGGGAGCCTGAAAAGCTGAACCTGGCAAAATCTTTTTCGGGCACGATACCCGCCTGTTTGAGGAAAAAGCGGGGCATGAGATGGCCCGAGGTGCTGCTCACGCTACCGAATGTAAATGTTTTTCCTTTAAGATCTTTGAGACTTTTGATGCCGCTGTTAGTGGCGGTAATGAATTTGCTTTTGAATTCGAGGTCGCGCCGCCGCATGACCAGGGGAACAGCATTTCCTTTTGTCCGTATGCGGGCCTGTACATGGGTGAAGCCGCCGTACCAAACAAGATCAACTTTCCTCGCCGCGAGGGCTTCGACCGTTGCAACGTAATTGATGAGCGGGATGAATTTTACGGGCCTTCCGATTTCCTTTTCGAGGTAGGTGGCCAGCGGCGCGAATTTTCTAATCAATTCGGTAGGGGCTTCATCCGGAATTGCAGAGATGCGAAGCGGGGCGGCGGTAGCTGTAAACGGGAAAAGAATTATTGCCAGCACGAATAGGACACGCGCTTTTTTAAATCGTTTTTTTGTCACGTTAAAAAATCCCTGTAATTGAGTTGCCATATGTCCAAGTGCATATGATGAACTTGCTTGAGGGGCGGCGAAAGTTAATAGGAAAAGCCTATGGAAGACATGGGAGATGGTCAATGCCCAAAATAAGACTGTAAATTCTGCAATAAGTATTATCTGGCTCGATGGCGGTATTTCAGGACAAAGGATTGCCGCCTTGACACCATTTCCGAGGGACGGATACCATCGCCCCAATCCCATATTTATCCTTTATTTTCGGGTAATTTAGCGTAATTTCCCATTTGACGTTGGTAGGTATCATAAAAGGAGTTTTTCGTGGACTTTGCCCTTACAGAAGAGCAGCTTGCCCTCCAGCAACTAGCCCATGATTTTGCCGAAAGGGAAATCAGACCAATTGCCCATGCGCAAGAGAAAATTGAGGACCCGGAGAAACGATTTCCATGGGAAGTTGTTGAAAAGGGTAGCCATGTAGGTTTGAGAACCCTTGCCTTGCCTGAGGAAATGGGGGGAGCCGGTGCCGATGTTCTTACCCTTTGCCTGGTTGGCGAGGAGCTTGCCTGGGGTGATCTGGGTATCGCCGTGACGTTCGATCAGACCTGGAAAATTTCGCATTTCTTCGAGCGCCTGGCCAATGAAGAGCAGCGTGCCAGATATTTACCTGCATTTTTGGAAGATCACCGCTTCCACCTCGCAGTAGGCATGACGGAGCCCAATGCCGGCTCGGATAATATTTTGCCCTATAACAGCCCCGATGCCGGGATGCGGACCACTGCTGTTCTCAACGGAGACGACTGGGTGGTTAACGGGATGAAGCATTTCATTAGCAACGGCGGCATCGCCAAACTCTATTTCATGGCATTTCGCACGGACATAACGAAAGGTGTTGATGAGGGGGTGACGTATTTCATCGCCACGCCCGATATGGACGGATTTACATACGGGCGCGTTCACGAAAAAATGGGTCAGCGTCTTTCGCAGAACGCCGAGCTAATTTTCGATAACTGCCGTATTCCAGACGCCAACCGTGTGACCGAAGTGGGCGGTGCGATGGCGGCGCGCAAGCGTTTCGTTCGCGGCTCGAACATCGAGGCGGCTGCCACCGTTCTGGGAACAGCGCGCGCGGCATATGAAGAGGCCCTGGAGTACGCCCGCAATCGGGTTCAGGGGGGAAGTCCGATTATCGATCATCAGGCGGTCGGGTTCATGTTGTGTGATTGTTTCGCAGAATATGAGGCCTCGCGCCGCCTTCTACATTACGCGGCATGGACGACGACTAAAGATGACCTTTATGATCCAAAGATGGGTTTCATGACGAAGGTTTTTGTCTCGGAGGCCGCCTTCCGAATCGCCACGAAGGCGCTGGAGGTGTGGGGCGGCATGGGCTACATGACCGAGGCGCCCATGGAGAAATATCTTCGTGATGCAACAAGTTTTCTGCACTCCGATGGAACGAACCAGGTGATGCGTATTCGCACGATGCCATTTTTATAAAAGGAGAAATGTACTGCGATGTCAAATTTGAAAATCAGGTCGGTCGAGGCAGTGGCGATGCCGCTTCCCCTGGCAAAGCCAATCGGAAGCTCGCTTGGGACCTACACGGTGGTGGATTTCACCGTTGTTCAGGTTCACACAGAGGACGGCCCGAGTGGCACCGGATTCACGATGGGACTAGGGGGGCATGCCAGCACCGCCATCGTTCCTTATATCCAGAATGAACTGGCGCCGTTAGTTGTTGGGCAGGATGCCCTGGCACCCGAGGCGATATGGCAGCGGCTCTGGGGACCCAACAAGGCCCGCATGCGTGCGGGGCTAGGCGTCTGGGCGCTCTCGGCTGTTGATATTGCCTGTTGGGACATCATGGGAAAGGCAGCCGGGATGCCGGTGCACCGCTTGTTGGGCGGATTTCGGGACGAGGTTCCGGTCTATGGTAGTGGTGGTTGGCACACCTTGAGCGATAATGAGCTCGTCGCCGAGTGTCAGGATTTTATCAACCGGGGATTTGATGCGTATAAATTCAAGATTGGAACAC encodes the following:
- a CDS encoding DUF3179 domain-containing protein, producing the protein MLEGRELSIGVSGKLWKNVLIMYDRQTDTLWSHLTAEGLIGPLKGKTLTSIPSAMMTWAEWKRLFPDTKVLKKKIGLFGSSSRDPYEGYYYSSQAGVIPQKFRDKRLHPKTFLVGVVLGSGSSGQKKAKVYPFADLNRAGVVNDNFAGHDLLVSYCESAKSGVVFGRRLGNKLLTFEVDGKNTSKPEAGGAKGGCRFMRDRETGSRWVLLTGEAVEGPLKGKKLGKITSTQSFWFGWKDYYPKSAIYRHKQ
- the lgt gene encoding prolipoprotein diacylglyceryl transferase, which produces MSPIIFQIGPFALRWYGLMYVAAVLVGVWLAGKEAERKKLPITSDEIMNFGLLAMFSGILGGRIYYVVFNWDFYGRSMWEIPQIWHGGLAIHGGLIAGVLAGFLYLKNHPVPTFSFADAVAPSIMLGQVFGRFGNFMNGDAHGVPTESMFGLVFPAESIAGRQFPGMTIHPVMLYELVLNLIWFVLLRKLRLRDHKAGFVFCMYFILYSVGRAAVSGFRADSLWFGPVRAAYIASAVLIVAFGFIIYRNRLWQGEGTPGKRKA
- a CDS encoding cyclase family protein, whose protein sequence is MKWRIVDLTQEIYNGMPVYPGHQRTVVYPAKTHEETSYAYRDSPSGHTSTTNILLMSDHGPTHVDAFIHMDGKPGAETIDELGFEWFFTDAVCLDLTKFCGTDEWMSAQDLEDACKAANLEIPDKGTVLIWTGHYEKNYGGDFNEWLYKYPGLSEEAMNWLADRGVVNVGIDSPSVDSSGAMKDRGYWAHKVCRERKVLNVENMANLKEVAGTKFVFSCLPLKVRGGTGSPVRCVAIYFD
- a CDS encoding phosphate/phosphonate ABC transporter permease produces the protein MSGAVKTQIPARPASNEKWGWLAILAALLVWSFSVARGEILQILTPGGIGQAGEYLSKFWPPETGAKFLNTTLEAAAETLAISIGGTALAAVLALALLYFAASEELIGAGGEWESTSARHRAARRTLHIIARALLNLFRTIPEIVWAIFFVFAVGLGTFAGTLALGIHNAGVMGKLYAETAENVRREPIEALRAAGASRFTAFVYGALPQASPQLIAYTLYRWEVNIRAAAILGFVGAGGLGQQMHISISLFLESRLATLTIATFILVNAVDLLSGYLRRKLEATF
- a CDS encoding phosphate/phosphonate ABC transporter permease, which gives rise to MSTSIEQPPHRPPMAVGRFVLFIACAAAVLASLRFVEFNPALLIYPDALGSMADFGKGFLPPDLSADFLITTLRPALETIQLATAGTALALVLGIPLSLMAAGTFHLGGGPLFEGDPPAKGIRGALRPSPYWISRLTLNAMRSIPEIIWALLFVRMTGLGAAAGILGIGVAYAGIMGKVFAEIMEGTDMRPAIALRAAGASRPQAIAYGVIPGAMRTLLSYTLYRWECAMRAAAILGFVGAGGLGQQIEISIRMFEHPQTATLIIELFLLVALADVISGYIRRKFT
- a CDS encoding phosphonate ABC transporter ATP-binding protein, with product MESAFELTDVRKRFRLSNGGWNDALNGITLSIRPGEFIAIIGPSGAGKTTLLRLMNLTLRPDSGDVRVSDLNPADLNGKALRTLRARTGTIYQQHNLIPTLRAVHNILAGRLSSWSILKALYSLLSPRETTSAAEVAQKVGVLAKLWERTDRLSGGEQQRVAIARALIQNPSHLLADEPIASVDPSRADALIQLLRELSEEDEKTVVVNLHDVPVALRHFPRIIGLHAGEVFFDLPPEGITENLLVGLYEGDEEIPEGEARAWIGEAMKESLAG
- a CDS encoding putative selenate ABC transporter substrate-binding protein, whose amino-acid sequence is MATQLQGFFNVTKKRFKKARVLFVLAIILFPFTATAAPLRISAIPDEAPTELIRKFAPLATYLEKEIGRPVKFIPLINYVATVEALAARKVDLVWYGGFTHVQARIRTKGNAVPLVMRRRDLEFKSKFITATNSGIKSLKDLKGKTFTFGSVSSTSGHLMPRFFLKQAGIVPEKDFARFSFSGSHDATAKWVEAGKVKAGALNEAVWSKLVNAGKVNTKKVRVFYTTPGYVDYNWTARADLPREVLSKLASAFLKLNHKNPEHRKILSLQRAKGYVLAFGADFKAIELAAREAGLLKKEATQ
- a CDS encoding acyl-CoA dehydrogenase; the encoded protein is MDFALTEEQLALQQLAHDFAEREIRPIAHAQEKIEDPEKRFPWEVVEKGSHVGLRTLALPEEMGGAGADVLTLCLVGEELAWGDLGIAVTFDQTWKISHFFERLANEEQRARYLPAFLEDHRFHLAVGMTEPNAGSDNILPYNSPDAGMRTTAVLNGDDWVVNGMKHFISNGGIAKLYFMAFRTDITKGVDEGVTYFIATPDMDGFTYGRVHEKMGQRLSQNAELIFDNCRIPDANRVTEVGGAMAARKRFVRGSNIEAAATVLGTARAAYEEALEYARNRVQGGSPIIDHQAVGFMLCDCFAEYEASRRLLHYAAWTTTKDDLYDPKMGFMTKVFVSEAAFRIATKALEVWGGMGYMTEAPMEKYLRDATSFLHSDGTNQVMRIRTMPFL